In Carboxydocella sporoproducens DSM 16521, a single window of DNA contains:
- a CDS encoding glycosyltransferase family 4 protein, with product MRIAQIHWAFPPIIGGVESHLAMLGPALVEKGCQVSLLTGAVPGEPEMAEYEGMTVKRTPLLDLNSLNPEIIAARAEEIRTEFKNFIEQFKPDMLHVHNMHYFSPVHADILFELKKEYGIPLILTSHNVWADSDPTWQEMNKRAQAWDAIIAVSHYIKREMIRVGYEEKKITVIHHGIDLNRFVPPGSKDLAEIERIYPQFKGRRVIFHPARMSLDKGCHISVQALAEIRREFPGVLLVLAGTSKTVDWGSHQQKHVRQIMDLIEELQLQDHVFVKLFAWSEMPLVYQAAEFCIYPSCFEEPFGLVMLESMASERPIIVSRAGGMPEIVRDGINGYIVPMGDARALAERCCRLLADPIACRQMGKTGRRMVEKFWTREVMTEATLAVYKKVSRGKGVDYEQLQPYQAG from the coding sequence ATGCGAATTGCCCAAATTCACTGGGCCTTTCCACCCATTATCGGCGGGGTGGAAAGCCATCTGGCCATGCTGGGCCCGGCTCTGGTGGAAAAAGGCTGTCAGGTGAGCCTGTTGACCGGAGCTGTTCCAGGAGAGCCTGAAATGGCTGAATATGAAGGGATGACAGTTAAAAGAACCCCTTTACTGGATTTAAACAGCCTCAATCCTGAAATCATCGCCGCCAGGGCGGAAGAGATTCGGACAGAGTTCAAAAACTTTATCGAACAGTTCAAACCGGATATGCTGCATGTCCATAACATGCATTACTTCAGCCCTGTTCATGCTGATATTCTTTTTGAATTAAAAAAGGAATATGGTATTCCCCTGATTTTGACCAGTCACAACGTCTGGGCTGATAGCGATCCCACCTGGCAGGAGATGAACAAACGGGCTCAGGCCTGGGATGCTATTATTGCTGTCAGTCACTATATTAAAAGAGAAATGATTCGTGTTGGCTATGAAGAGAAAAAAATCACAGTCATTCATCATGGCATTGACCTTAACCGCTTTGTTCCGCCTGGTAGCAAGGACCTGGCGGAAATTGAGCGGATTTATCCCCAGTTTAAGGGGCGGCGGGTGATTTTCCATCCTGCTCGCATGAGTCTGGATAAAGGCTGCCACATCAGTGTTCAGGCCCTGGCGGAAATCCGCAGGGAATTTCCCGGGGTTTTACTGGTCCTGGCAGGCACCAGTAAAACGGTGGACTGGGGCTCGCATCAGCAGAAACATGTGCGTCAGATCATGGATTTAATTGAGGAGCTTCAGCTGCAGGACCATGTTTTTGTGAAGTTGTTTGCCTGGTCGGAAATGCCCCTGGTTTACCAGGCAGCTGAGTTTTGTATTTATCCCTCCTGTTTTGAGGAACCTTTCGGTCTGGTCATGCTGGAAAGTATGGCTTCTGAGCGGCCCATCATCGTGAGCCGGGCAGGGGGCATGCCGGAAATTGTCAGAGACGGTATCAATGGCTATATCGTGCCCATGGGAGATGCCCGCGCCCTGGCAGAACGCTGTTGCCGCTTGCTGGCTGATCCCATTGCCTGCCGGCAGATGGGTAAGACCGGGCGCAGGATGGTGGAAAAGTTCTGGACCAGGGAAGTGATGACAGAAGCTACACTGGCCGTATATAAAAAAGTTAGCAGAGGCAAAGGGGTAGATTATGAACAGTTGCAACCTTACCAGGCAGGATGA
- the dapF gene encoding diaminopimelate epimerase, whose protein sequence is MNFTKVHGLGNDFVVVNAFQEALPADLAALARAVCDRHFGIGADGLVLLLPAENPENHLRMRIFNPDGSEPEMCGNAIRCFARLAWEDGLVKDTVIRVETLAGVMVPEVILGENGQVRGIRVDMGEPILERNLIPMQGPAGTVVNEPLQVGEYALHITAVSMGNPHAVTFVEDLSHFPWQTVGPLLESHPAFPRKVNAEFVQVVNRQEMIMRVWERGAGPTLACGTGACATLVAAVLNDLTERKATIHLAGGDLEIEWDASTNHVFMTGPATIVFTGKYQVR, encoded by the coding sequence ATGAATTTTACCAAAGTGCATGGACTGGGTAATGATTTTGTGGTAGTTAATGCCTTTCAGGAAGCCTTACCAGCTGACCTGGCAGCTCTGGCCCGGGCAGTCTGCGACCGGCATTTCGGAATTGGAGCAGATGGACTGGTCTTGCTTTTGCCAGCTGAAAACCCGGAAAATCATCTGCGCATGCGGATTTTCAACCCCGATGGTTCTGAACCGGAAATGTGCGGCAATGCCATCCGCTGTTTTGCCCGCCTGGCCTGGGAGGATGGTCTGGTAAAGGATACGGTGATCCGGGTAGAAACCCTGGCCGGGGTGATGGTACCGGAAGTGATTCTGGGGGAAAACGGACAAGTACGGGGAATCCGGGTGGATATGGGTGAACCCATCCTGGAACGGAATCTCATCCCCATGCAAGGTCCGGCTGGCACAGTGGTGAATGAACCTTTGCAGGTTGGGGAATATGCTTTACATATAACAGCAGTATCCATGGGCAACCCTCATGCTGTAACTTTTGTGGAGGATCTCTCCCATTTCCCCTGGCAAACTGTAGGACCGTTGCTGGAAAGCCATCCCGCTTTTCCCCGCAAAGTAAATGCTGAATTTGTCCAGGTGGTCAATCGCCAGGAAATGATCATGCGGGTGTGGGAGCGGGGAGCAGGGCCCACTCTGGCCTGTGGCACCGGGGCTTGCGCTACTCTGGTAGCGGCGGTTCTCAATGACCTAACAGAACGAAAGGCGACTATTCACCTGGCTGGTGGTGATCTGGAGATCGAATGGGATGCCAGCACCAACCATGTTTTTATGACAGGACCGGCGACAATTGTTTTTACAGGGAAATACCAGGTTCGATAG
- a CDS encoding LL-diaminopimelate aminotransferase has protein sequence MVMEAQRIRQLPPYLFARIEAQIAKAKEEGVDVISLGIGDPDRPTPDHIIQELVKEAHNPANHQYPSSVGMLSFRQAVADYYQRRFQVSLDPKTQVVSLLGSKEGIAHMAWCYLDPGDIALVPDPGYPVYGIGTLLAGGTPYIMPLKAENNFLPDLKAIPEEVARKAKLMWLNYPNNPTGAIATLEFFEEVVAFAKKYDIIVCHDAAYQEISFDGYRPPSFLEVPGAMEVGVEFGSCSKTYNMTGWRIGWAVGRADVINALGRLKSNIDSGVFQAIQYAAITALTGPQDCVEAMSKVYQERRDIAVEGLNAIGWKLEKPKSTIYVWAPVPKGFTSMSFAEHVFEKTGVVITPGNGYGEHGEGFFRIALTVEKERMLEAFDRIKKNLGPFEF, from the coding sequence ATGGTAATGGAAGCTCAGCGTATTCGCCAGTTACCCCCTTATTTGTTTGCTCGCATCGAAGCTCAGATCGCTAAAGCGAAAGAAGAAGGAGTGGATGTCATCAGTCTGGGGATTGGTGACCCTGACCGGCCTACCCCTGACCATATCATTCAGGAACTGGTGAAGGAAGCCCATAATCCAGCCAACCATCAATATCCCTCTTCCGTGGGCATGCTGTCTTTCCGTCAGGCTGTAGCCGACTATTATCAGCGCCGTTTCCAGGTCAGCCTGGATCCCAAAACCCAGGTAGTATCCCTGCTGGGCTCTAAAGAGGGGATTGCCCATATGGCCTGGTGCTATCTGGATCCCGGCGATATTGCTCTGGTGCCCGACCCGGGTTATCCGGTCTATGGTATCGGAACCCTGCTGGCAGGGGGTACTCCGTACATCATGCCTTTGAAGGCGGAAAACAACTTTTTGCCTGATCTCAAGGCTATTCCTGAGGAGGTTGCCCGTAAAGCCAAGTTAATGTGGCTGAACTATCCCAATAACCCCACCGGGGCTATAGCTACCCTGGAATTTTTCGAGGAAGTAGTGGCCTTTGCCAAAAAGTATGATATAATCGTCTGCCATGATGCCGCTTATCAGGAGATTTCCTTCGATGGTTACCGGCCACCCAGCTTTCTGGAAGTGCCGGGGGCTATGGAAGTGGGGGTTGAATTCGGCTCCTGTTCCAAGACTTATAATATGACGGGCTGGCGAATTGGCTGGGCTGTAGGTCGGGCGGATGTCATCAACGCTCTGGGACGGCTGAAATCCAACATCGACTCCGGGGTATTTCAGGCTATCCAGTATGCGGCTATTACCGCTTTAACAGGCCCCCAGGATTGTGTCGAAGCCATGAGTAAAGTCTATCAGGAGCGGCGGGACATTGCTGTGGAAGGTCTGAATGCTATCGGCTGGAAGCTGGAAAAACCCAAATCCACCATCTATGTCTGGGCTCCGGTACCGAAAGGCTTTACTTCCATGTCCTTTGCGGAACACGTCTTTGAGAAAACAGGTGTGGTTATTACCCCTGGCAATGGCTATGGTGAACATGGAGAAGGCTTCTTCCGTATCGCTTTGACTGTGGAGAAAGAACGAATGCTGGAAGCTTTTGATCGAATCAAGAAAAACCTGGGTCCCTTTGAGTTTTAA
- a CDS encoding alpha,alpha-trehalose-phosphate synthase (UDP-forming) → MAQLSFSGGKTGGRLLVVSNRGACTLRQTPGGLEIIPAVSGLVSAVEPILRREGGIWVAWGGRCGQEPGHLLPLPEGESKYLFAEVVLSSEEIKGFYDGFSNSIMWPLCHGFLEKVQFEENYWQLYRRVNEKFARTVVKMSSHNDRVWVHDYHLTLLPALIRRQRPVLSISFFWHVPFPPVELFATLPWAGEILRGLLACDQIGFHTESYVRNFLQAVEEILRARVDYLNSTIHWGGRKIRVIAAPIGIDWREYLTLAAREEIKGKAEQIRLALQSDYVLLGVDRLDYTKGIPQRLQAFSHLLTNYPWLRGKVALLQVVVPSRVETAAYQSLRQEIEKLVGEINGLFTTDYQVPVRYLYRSLTRQELVGHYLAADLALVTPLRDGLNLVAKEYVASKARGTGGLLLSPFAGAALQLKGALLANPYHPREMAEQIKRGLEMPLPEQQQRLSSMMRIIREQDLEWWWQQVKGMSNNAEQPEVAAND, encoded by the coding sequence ATGGCTCAACTGTCTTTTTCTGGTGGTAAGACGGGAGGTCGGTTGCTGGTAGTTTCCAACCGGGGGGCCTGTACTCTGCGTCAGACCCCGGGCGGCTTGGAGATAATCCCGGCGGTTAGTGGCCTGGTTTCGGCAGTGGAGCCGATATTAAGACGGGAAGGGGGGATCTGGGTAGCCTGGGGTGGCCGTTGTGGCCAGGAGCCAGGCCACCTGTTACCCCTGCCGGAAGGAGAGAGTAAATATCTTTTTGCTGAAGTAGTTTTATCGTCAGAAGAAATTAAAGGCTTCTATGATGGATTTTCCAATAGCATTATGTGGCCTCTTTGTCATGGTTTTTTGGAAAAGGTTCAGTTTGAAGAAAACTACTGGCAGCTCTACCGCCGGGTCAATGAAAAATTTGCTCGTACTGTGGTCAAAATGAGCAGCCATAACGATCGGGTTTGGGTACATGACTATCATCTTACCCTATTGCCTGCACTGATACGCAGGCAACGGCCGGTTCTTTCTATCTCCTTTTTCTGGCATGTGCCTTTTCCACCAGTGGAATTATTTGCAACATTACCCTGGGCGGGGGAAATCCTGCGCGGCCTGCTGGCCTGTGACCAGATAGGCTTTCATACTGAAAGTTATGTTCGCAACTTTCTGCAGGCGGTGGAGGAAATCCTCCGGGCAAGGGTGGATTATCTTAACTCCACTATCCACTGGGGAGGGCGGAAAATCAGGGTTATTGCTGCCCCTATCGGGATTGACTGGCGGGAATATCTGACTCTGGCAGCCAGGGAGGAGATCAAAGGCAAGGCAGAGCAAATTCGCCTCGCTCTGCAAAGCGACTATGTGCTGCTGGGTGTAGACCGACTGGATTATACCAAAGGTATACCCCAGCGATTGCAGGCCTTTTCTCATTTGCTGACAAATTACCCCTGGCTAAGGGGTAAAGTTGCTCTGTTACAGGTGGTTGTTCCCAGCCGGGTAGAAACAGCAGCCTATCAGAGCCTGCGGCAGGAAATCGAGAAACTGGTGGGAGAAATCAATGGGTTATTTACCACCGATTATCAGGTGCCGGTCCGCTATCTCTATCGTTCTCTGACCCGGCAGGAACTGGTGGGCCACTACCTGGCAGCAGACCTGGCTTTAGTCACTCCTCTCAGGGATGGGCTCAATCTGGTGGCTAAAGAATATGTAGCATCTAAAGCCCGAGGCACCGGGGGACTGTTACTCAGTCCTTTTGCCGGTGCTGCCTTGCAGCTAAAAGGTGCTCTGCTGGCCAATCCCTATCATCCCCGGGAGATGGCAGAACAAATCAAACGCGGTCTGGAAATGCCTCTGCCGGAACAGCAGCAGCGACTAAGTAGCATGATGCGGATTATTAGAGAACAGGATTTAGAGTGGTGGTGGCAGCAGGTGAAAGGAATGAGCAACAATGCGGAGCAGCCGGAAGTTGCTGCTAATGACTGA
- a CDS encoding Rqc2 family fibronectin-binding protein codes for MDGFAIAAIVSELNQVLAGSRIQKIQQPTPWEIHLLVRNQGQNYRLLLSAHPKWARLHVSRWQKINPLSPPMFCMVMRKHLEGGKILQFNQEGFERVVEILIENTDELGQLAQRRLLVEIMGKHSNIILVDPVSNLIYDGIKRYTHAVSRHREVLPGRPYLPPPPQEKAIPGHILEEEWGPLLLAAGENLTLSQALQKTVAGFSPKRAADLVKKAGLDPDFPLDQVGNYELTKTWLALQDLLAELGKGPHPLYYNYLADAEYQRLEAEEILHSQRQNLLRLVKEEINRLQKRREFQEKALAEAASGEKYKLFGDLLAAHLYQWQPGLTELTVPNYYDPELKPLTIPLQPELTASEQVEHFYKKYGKLRSAERMATEQLETIIRDLQYWESVATNLENAEDARVLAEIREEIAAAGLLKQTGRQRKPEKAEEISQPTRFKTRDGYLFLVGRNNRQNDYLTLRLARSEDYWFHTRDIPGSHVILKWNSPDPPPAELLQTGALLAAWFSKARHSSQVPVDYTQRKNVKKPRGAKPGFVIYEQQKTLYVNPGPEILTRLTTTKEDENEN; via the coding sequence ATGGACGGTTTCGCAATTGCTGCCATAGTATCGGAGTTGAATCAGGTACTGGCTGGCAGCCGCATTCAAAAAATCCAGCAGCCTACCCCCTGGGAAATCCACCTTTTGGTACGCAATCAAGGTCAAAATTACCGCCTCCTGCTTTCCGCCCATCCCAAATGGGCGCGTCTACATGTAAGCCGCTGGCAAAAAATCAATCCTCTCTCCCCTCCCATGTTCTGCATGGTTATGCGCAAACATCTGGAAGGGGGCAAAATTCTGCAATTTAATCAGGAAGGCTTTGAACGGGTGGTAGAGATATTAATCGAAAATACCGATGAACTGGGTCAGCTGGCCCAGCGCCGTTTGCTGGTAGAAATCATGGGCAAGCATAGCAACATCATCCTGGTAGACCCTGTCAGCAACCTGATCTATGATGGCATCAAACGCTATACCCACGCCGTCAGCCGTCACCGGGAAGTACTTCCCGGCCGTCCTTACCTTCCCCCGCCACCCCAGGAAAAAGCAATTCCTGGCCATATCCTGGAAGAGGAATGGGGGCCCTTGCTTCTGGCTGCCGGGGAAAATCTGACTTTAAGCCAGGCGCTCCAGAAAACAGTCGCCGGTTTTAGCCCCAAACGGGCTGCCGATCTAGTAAAGAAAGCAGGTCTTGACCCTGATTTCCCTCTGGACCAGGTGGGCAACTATGAACTGACCAAAACCTGGTTAGCCCTGCAGGATTTGCTGGCTGAACTGGGCAAAGGCCCTCATCCCCTTTACTACAATTACCTGGCTGATGCGGAATATCAGCGATTAGAGGCGGAAGAAATTCTGCACTCTCAGCGTCAGAACTTGCTGCGCCTGGTCAAAGAGGAGATCAATCGCCTGCAAAAGCGGCGGGAATTTCAGGAAAAGGCCCTGGCCGAGGCGGCCTCAGGAGAAAAATATAAGCTCTTTGGAGACCTGCTGGCTGCCCATCTTTATCAGTGGCAGCCCGGCCTTACTGAACTGACGGTACCCAATTACTATGACCCGGAATTAAAACCGCTGACTATTCCTTTGCAGCCGGAACTGACAGCTTCTGAACAGGTAGAACACTTTTACAAAAAGTATGGCAAACTGCGTTCAGCTGAGCGCATGGCGACAGAGCAACTGGAAACTATAATCAGGGATTTGCAGTACTGGGAAAGTGTTGCCACTAATCTGGAAAATGCCGAGGATGCCAGAGTGCTGGCAGAAATCCGGGAGGAAATAGCGGCAGCCGGGCTTTTGAAACAAACCGGAAGACAGCGTAAGCCAGAAAAGGCGGAAGAAATCAGCCAGCCCACCCGTTTCAAAACCCGGGATGGCTACCTTTTCCTGGTCGGCCGTAATAACCGGCAAAATGATTACCTGACCTTGCGTCTGGCCCGGAGTGAAGATTACTGGTTTCATACCAGAGATATCCCTGGCTCCCATGTAATTTTAAAATGGAACAGTCCAGACCCCCCTCCGGCTGAATTGTTGCAAACCGGTGCCCTGCTGGCCGCCTGGTTCAGCAAGGCCCGCCATTCTTCCCAGGTCCCGGTTGATTATACCCAGCGCAAAAATGTTAAAAAACCCCGTGGTGCCAAACCGGGATTTGTTATCTATGAACAGCAAAAAACCCTGTACGTCAATCCGGGCCCGGAAATACTCACCCGCTTGACGACAACAAAGGAGGATGAAAATGAAAATTGA
- a CDS encoding MFS transporter yields MQKKILFLTSILNFLLNTAIQGSVIFIPLLGQKLGATDFQVGLIGAAYGGAYLVASLASGQQSDRRGKLIFVRWGLFFSTLMFLAQLLAQHYLVLLLVRAGVGLALGVTTAALVAYAFEAGADMGKFSSYGSLGWIGGAATAAVLKRFELIFLSGAFFCALSWLLSLYLPPGEQQIGKKVEKDSSGWLKVLRREYKVYLAIFLRQLGAAAVWIILPLYFNSLGLSPTWTGILWGINFTVQFLVMRHLNHYDPVKIFAFGQILSIFVFLTYGLVTRLELLILAQILLGIAWSGLYVGALLLVLSSGQERGTASGLFTATLNLCGTLGPFLGGLVAQFWGYRGVMFLAATLSAAGMLVAVPQAVKGEKERERVGDRNEGKLTDLARRL; encoded by the coding sequence ATGCAGAAAAAAATCCTATTCTTAACTAGTATCCTTAATTTCTTGTTAAATACGGCTATCCAGGGGTCGGTAATTTTTATCCCTTTGCTGGGTCAAAAGCTGGGAGCTACTGATTTTCAAGTTGGCCTGATTGGGGCTGCGTATGGTGGCGCTTATCTTGTTGCTTCCCTTGCCTCCGGTCAGCAATCAGACCGCCGTGGCAAATTAATTTTTGTGCGCTGGGGCCTGTTTTTCAGCACTTTGATGTTTTTGGCCCAGCTACTGGCCCAGCACTATCTGGTCTTGCTGCTGGTTCGGGCCGGGGTAGGGTTGGCTCTGGGAGTTACCACAGCCGCGCTGGTGGCCTATGCCTTTGAAGCAGGGGCCGATATGGGCAAGTTCAGCTCTTATGGCTCCCTGGGCTGGATTGGCGGAGCTGCAACAGCGGCGGTATTAAAAAGATTTGAGCTGATTTTTCTTAGCGGAGCCTTTTTTTGTGCCCTGTCCTGGCTCCTCAGCCTGTATCTGCCCCCGGGTGAGCAGCAAATCGGGAAAAAGGTAGAGAAGGACTCTTCCGGCTGGCTCAAGGTGTTGCGGCGGGAATATAAGGTCTATCTGGCTATTTTTTTACGCCAGCTGGGGGCGGCGGCGGTCTGGATCATCTTGCCTCTCTATTTCAACTCCCTCGGTTTGTCACCAACCTGGACCGGGATTTTGTGGGGGATTAATTTTACGGTACAATTTCTGGTAATGCGGCATCTTAATCATTATGATCCTGTCAAAATTTTTGCTTTTGGTCAAATCCTTTCTATTTTCGTTTTTTTAACTTATGGGCTGGTAACGCGGTTAGAGTTATTGATTCTGGCCCAGATTCTGCTGGGTATAGCCTGGTCAGGCCTGTATGTAGGAGCATTGTTGCTGGTACTCAGCTCCGGGCAGGAAAGGGGAACAGCCAGTGGCCTGTTCACGGCAACCCTTAACCTCTGCGGCACTCTCGGTCCCTTTCTGGGAGGTCTGGTGGCCCAGTTCTGGGGTTACAGAGGAGTGATGTTTCTGGCAGCTACTTTATCAGCTGCTGGCATGCTGGTAGCGGTACCGCAGGCGGTGAAGGGAGAAAAAGAAAGAGAAAGAGTGGGAGATAGGAATGAAGGCAAACTTACTGACCTGGCGCGCCGGTTGTAA
- a CDS encoding amylo-alpha-1,6-glucosidase: MNSCNLTRQDDFRIAPEDIRSSVEILKEGQMFMNSLPGGEIPCQDTGGLGFYYADTRFLSCLELRLNGTEPIFLSRSVRDSHIAQVELTNKDFVSKGQLVPLHTIHLRLLRLVRDGFYQRLRLINFNQYPVELTLRFRLGADFADIFEVRGTRRQVRGQRLKPEFSHQGISLGYQGQDGVVRKTRIYFAPAPSRIGEEGTLAWAEYKLVLQPQKKYYLYLKIQPWLEESRQQEETLPRDLGFKKAAGFLIQSYRDWIQDCINIITDNQRFNQMLRVGITDLRALTTHYPGKGAVLEAGIPWYAAPFGRDSLITAWQTLLVNPWLARETLLFLARYQGEKIDPWRDEEPGKILHELRLGEMARAGEIPHTPYYGSVDSTLWFIILLAAYYRWTGERELLEKLRPNLERAIHWCEVYGDRDQDGYIEYQCQSERGLINQGWKDSWDGVIDSDGQLPTGPIALVEVQGYYYLALREAAFLYQQLGVPSLGEQLLARARSLQAKFLQDFWLLEEEFLAFALDGQKRKLKTIVSNPGHCLFTGILPPEYADKVARRLFAPDLFSGWGIRTMSDREKAYNPMSYHNGSVWPHDNAIIGYGLRQAGQLERLCYLTETLFAAAEYFPQSRLPELFCGFTRRGNAGPVKYPIACDPQAWAVGSIFLLLKALLGVECRGNQIFVRQPLLPDFLKTLRLENIRVGEGRVDLEFTRRNGKTYCGVTGTTGQVQVIFA; this comes from the coding sequence ATGAACAGTTGCAACCTTACCAGGCAGGATGATTTTCGGATTGCCCCGGAGGATATTCGCAGCAGTGTGGAAATACTGAAGGAAGGGCAGATGTTCATGAACTCCCTGCCCGGGGGAGAAATCCCCTGTCAGGATACAGGCGGACTGGGATTTTATTATGCTGATACCCGTTTTCTCAGCTGTCTGGAGCTGCGACTGAACGGAACAGAACCAATTTTTCTTTCCCGCTCTGTACGGGACAGCCATATTGCCCAGGTGGAATTGACCAACAAGGACTTTGTCAGCAAGGGCCAGCTGGTACCATTGCATACTATCCATTTGCGCTTGTTGCGGCTGGTAAGAGATGGGTTTTACCAGCGGTTACGTCTTATTAATTTCAACCAGTATCCTGTGGAACTAACCTTGCGCTTTCGCCTGGGGGCGGATTTTGCCGATATCTTTGAGGTCAGAGGAACCAGGCGGCAGGTTAGAGGGCAAAGACTAAAACCGGAGTTTTCCCACCAGGGAATCAGCCTTGGTTATCAGGGCCAGGATGGGGTAGTGCGTAAAACGCGCATATATTTTGCTCCTGCTCCCTCCAGGATAGGGGAAGAGGGTACTTTGGCCTGGGCTGAGTATAAGCTGGTGCTACAGCCCCAGAAAAAATACTACCTTTACCTGAAAATCCAACCCTGGCTGGAAGAAAGCCGCCAGCAGGAGGAGACTTTACCCCGGGATCTTGGGTTTAAGAAGGCAGCCGGTTTTTTAATCCAATCCTACCGGGACTGGATTCAGGATTGCATCAATATCATTACTGACAATCAGCGCTTCAACCAGATGCTGAGAGTAGGGATTACAGATTTACGGGCCCTGACGACCCATTATCCCGGCAAAGGGGCGGTACTGGAAGCGGGGATACCCTGGTATGCTGCACCTTTTGGCCGTGATTCCCTGATTACTGCCTGGCAAACACTGCTGGTCAATCCCTGGCTGGCCCGGGAAACTTTGCTTTTCCTGGCCCGCTATCAGGGAGAAAAAATTGACCCCTGGCGGGATGAAGAGCCTGGCAAGATTTTGCATGAATTGCGTCTGGGGGAAATGGCCCGGGCTGGAGAAATTCCCCATACTCCTTATTATGGTTCAGTGGATTCCACCCTCTGGTTTATCATCTTACTGGCGGCTTACTACCGCTGGACTGGTGAGCGGGAGCTGCTGGAAAAACTGCGGCCCAATCTGGAACGGGCAATCCACTGGTGTGAAGTTTACGGGGACAGGGACCAGGATGGCTATATCGAATATCAATGTCAGTCAGAAAGGGGCCTCATTAACCAGGGCTGGAAGGATTCCTGGGATGGGGTTATTGATTCTGATGGCCAGCTTCCCACCGGTCCCATTGCTCTGGTGGAGGTGCAGGGCTATTATTACCTGGCCCTGCGGGAAGCAGCTTTTTTGTACCAGCAGCTGGGAGTGCCTTCATTAGGAGAGCAGCTCCTGGCCAGAGCCCGGAGTTTGCAAGCTAAATTCCTGCAGGATTTCTGGTTGCTGGAGGAGGAATTTCTGGCCTTTGCTTTAGATGGCCAGAAACGGAAGCTCAAAACCATTGTTTCCAATCCTGGCCATTGCCTGTTTACCGGTATCCTGCCACCGGAGTATGCCGACAAGGTGGCAAGGCGCCTGTTTGCCCCTGACCTCTTTTCTGGCTGGGGAATTAGAACTATGAGTGACCGGGAGAAGGCCTATAATCCTATGAGTTACCATAATGGTTCAGTCTGGCCCCATGATAATGCCATTATCGGTTATGGCTTGCGGCAAGCCGGGCAACTGGAAAGACTGTGTTATCTGACGGAAACTCTCTTTGCTGCGGCCGAGTATTTTCCCCAGTCCCGTCTGCCGGAACTGTTCTGCGGCTTTACCCGCCGGGGCAATGCTGGCCCGGTCAAATATCCCATTGCCTGTGATCCGCAGGCCTGGGCGGTGGGCAGTATCTTTTTGCTCCTCAAGGCCTTACTGGGGGTAGAATGCCGTGGTAACCAGATTTTTGTCCGGCAACCCCTGTTACCAGATTTTCTGAAAACCCTGCGGCTGGAGAATATCAGAGTAGGAGAAGGCAGAGTAGACCTGGAGTTCACCCGCAGAAATGGTAAAACCTATTGTGGAGTCACTGGTACAACTGGCCAGGTGCAAGTGATTTTTGCATAG
- the otsB gene encoding trehalose-phosphatase, whose product MRSSRKLLLMTDYDGTLVPLREKPELAVPDQQLLDLLTELTERQEQIIAIISGRDLQQLKQFFPIPGLCLVGGHGGQILWPGGEVENCFDSAAVAAVAARIGEMADKIMSRECGFLLEYKQTGVAVHYRLAPPQLATEKIRQLLSQVRQWLPVDWEILSGKKVLEFKPACTSKGNALLRLLQRWPHFWPVYLGDDVTDESAFQVLARRGTGILVADLPRPTAAHFRLRDYREVRQLLKTGISCLFC is encoded by the coding sequence ATGCGGAGCAGCCGGAAGTTGCTGCTAATGACTGATTATGATGGCACTCTGGTTCCCTTGCGGGAAAAGCCAGAGCTGGCAGTACCGGACCAGCAGCTTCTGGACCTGCTCACAGAACTGACAGAAAGACAGGAGCAGATTATCGCCATCATTAGCGGCCGGGATTTGCAACAGCTCAAGCAGTTTTTTCCCATCCCTGGTCTCTGTCTGGTCGGTGGACATGGTGGGCAAATCCTCTGGCCCGGGGGAGAGGTGGAAAACTGCTTTGATTCTGCAGCCGTCGCAGCGGTGGCAGCCCGCATTGGGGAGATGGCAGACAAAATTATGTCCAGGGAATGCGGGTTTTTGCTGGAGTACAAACAAACTGGGGTGGCTGTTCATTACCGGCTGGCACCGCCTCAACTGGCTACAGAGAAAATACGTCAGCTGCTCAGCCAGGTCAGACAGTGGCTTCCGGTAGACTGGGAAATATTATCAGGAAAAAAGGTACTGGAATTCAAACCTGCCTGTACCAGTAAAGGCAATGCCCTGTTACGCCTGCTTCAGCGCTGGCCCCATTTCTGGCCAGTTTACCTGGGAGATGATGTCACTGATGAATCAGCTTTCCAGGTTCTGGCCCGGCGGGGTACGGGTATTCTGGTAGCGGACCTGCCCCGGCCAACAGCAGCTCATTTTCGCCTGCGGGATTACCGGGAAGTACGCCAATTATTAAAGACAGGGATTTCCTGTCTTTTTTGTTGA